A stretch of the Leptospira stimsonii genome encodes the following:
- a CDS encoding YncE family protein: MNSKFKKPLFKSKTFLLIPIFLFLVCCESGNSSLISSPSNREKSGTTSVKFSIHPYKGTVVKTGEEILPFKVLETDKNIALVEMEVPVYKDEKGIELKLSSPGFQNSSYYAKSAADLSEKLIALDKEGVTHRFTMRLKTGMQPKSVRFIDNTRLAIPLLEDEGMDVLDIKTGETVRLAPPEKYKKKLGFVETISIPEHNELWVSQMQANAVHVFDLKTLAYKATVDLTGKWSKILLYDPTRDLVYCSNWISEDISVIDRKTKTEIRKTDKIGLPRGLLLSKDGKELYIAQFSASNQESSGGRLGIYSMEKEKLIDTIGPPGNKRHIVPGPVENKIYVSDMCCSKIEVYDLKEKKVQKTIPVFDKPNTIALSPDGKYLYVSCRGPNNPTEGYLKKGLVLGRVYVIDTATDTVKEFWEAGNQPTGLDVSPDNRYLVISDFLDHQIRVYRRDGF; the protein is encoded by the coding sequence GTGAACTCAAAGTTTAAGAAGCCGCTTTTCAAATCGAAAACGTTTCTACTCATCCCCATCTTTCTCTTTCTTGTCTGTTGCGAGAGCGGGAATTCCTCTTTAATTTCGTCTCCGTCCAATCGCGAGAAAAGCGGAACCACCTCCGTCAAGTTCAGCATCCATCCTTACAAAGGAACGGTCGTAAAAACGGGGGAAGAAATTCTTCCTTTTAAAGTTTTGGAAACGGATAAGAATATCGCGCTTGTCGAGATGGAAGTTCCCGTTTACAAGGACGAAAAGGGAATCGAGTTAAAACTTTCCTCTCCCGGTTTTCAAAATTCTTCTTATTATGCGAAGAGCGCGGCGGACTTAAGCGAAAAACTCATCGCCTTGGACAAAGAAGGCGTAACGCATCGTTTTACGATGCGCTTAAAAACGGGAATGCAACCTAAGAGTGTACGTTTTATCGATAACACGAGACTTGCGATTCCACTCTTAGAAGACGAAGGAATGGACGTCCTTGACATCAAAACGGGAGAAACGGTTCGTCTCGCTCCTCCGGAAAAATACAAAAAGAAACTCGGCTTTGTCGAAACGATCTCAATTCCCGAACACAACGAACTCTGGGTAAGCCAGATGCAGGCGAACGCGGTTCACGTATTCGATTTAAAAACTCTCGCGTACAAAGCGACAGTGGATCTTACCGGGAAATGGTCCAAAATTCTTCTCTACGACCCTACGAGAGATCTCGTCTATTGTTCCAATTGGATCAGCGAAGACATTTCCGTGATCGATAGAAAGACAAAAACCGAAATCCGAAAGACGGACAAGATCGGACTTCCGAGAGGACTTCTTCTTTCCAAAGATGGAAAGGAATTGTATATCGCGCAGTTCTCCGCAAGCAATCAGGAATCGAGCGGAGGAAGACTCGGGATCTACTCGATGGAAAAGGAAAAGCTCATCGATACGATCGGGCCGCCCGGAAACAAAAGACATATCGTTCCCGGTCCGGTGGAAAACAAAATCTACGTTTCCGATATGTGTTGTAGCAAAATCGAAGTCTATGATCTCAAAGAAAAGAAGGTTCAGAAGACGATTCCCGTATTCGATAAACCGAATACGATTGCACTTTCTCCCGATGGAAAGTATCTCTACGTTTCCTGCCGAGGCCCGAACAATCCGACGGAAGGTTATCTCAAAAAAGGTCTTGTTCTAGGAAGGGTTTACGTCATCGATACAGCAACGGATACGGTAAAAGAATTTTGGGAAGCGGGAAATCAACCGACCGGCCTCGATGTTTCACCCGATAATCGATATCTTGTAATTTCGGATTTCTTAGATCATCAGATCCGAGTTTATCGGAGAGACGGATTCTAG
- a CDS encoding NAD(P)-binding domain-containing protein: MKMQIPLLSRYFSWLHNNAPEGPVEVYPEINDSFESSVPGIRVIGDLTGLPLLKFAVESGYKVVQEIKQRRQIPKQSGKKDNPVYDVLIVGAGPAGVSAGIELKKLNYNFIILESNDLFHTIKSYPKGKPIFAEPEDLETNSEIHILNGTKESLLEDLQSSLKKWNLPIEIGARVTQIQKEEVGFSVGCEDGTIFRTMEIILAIGKSGDARNLQVPGEELPKVFHRLIDPKDFSKEDVLVVGGGDSAIEAAIAISDYANSTRLSYRGIELVRPKPENKEKLESLVQRGKIEFLGGSQVEEIGEREVKLRNTDPNNASPNVQSVPNSSVLVQIGSSAPIEFLKKVGLRIQNQKRFWDWIGFIEMILFANVVYFGKASFYGSKTYSSIALGSLVAFFVLGIPFGIHLFKKRKELFSNSWNTFKNVYILSAATYFVTVYIGSKYLDFLFLGKQPGFHYTLLYSLTILTFGLRRMKARPTKYIRKQTWTLILIQVFPLFLLPEIVLPFLGQHGLLGDPNGFLLTQVFPYGAYWNAYGLILAWPLNMGIFYNSGITTFWLLYGLAQTFVIIPYLVYRFGKGAYCGWICSCGGLAETLGDETRTKMPHGKLANRLENAGQWILLFATVITILKLSEIFLSSWFPFTHVLGSIGDSGKKVYDVVVDLMLAGVVGVGAYFFLSGRVWCRFFCPLSALMHIYARFSRFRIFSEKKKCISCNICTKVCHQGIDVMSYANKGIPMDNVQCVRCSACVVNCPTNVLSFGELK, from the coding sequence ATGAAGATGCAAATTCCTCTCCTCTCCCGTTATTTTTCTTGGTTGCACAACAACGCCCCCGAAGGTCCGGTCGAAGTCTATCCGGAAATAAACGATTCCTTCGAGAGTTCGGTTCCCGGAATTCGGGTGATCGGCGATTTGACCGGCCTTCCCCTTCTTAAATTCGCTGTCGAAAGCGGATACAAAGTTGTCCAGGAAATCAAACAGAGAAGGCAAATTCCGAAACAGTCCGGAAAAAAGGATAATCCCGTCTATGACGTTCTGATCGTAGGTGCCGGCCCCGCTGGCGTTTCGGCAGGGATCGAGCTCAAAAAATTAAATTATAATTTTATTATATTAGAATCCAATGATTTATTTCATACAATCAAAAGTTATCCGAAAGGAAAACCGATTTTTGCGGAACCGGAAGATCTGGAAACAAATTCCGAAATTCATATTCTAAACGGAACTAAGGAAAGTCTTTTAGAGGATCTTCAATCTTCCCTCAAAAAATGGAATCTTCCGATAGAAATCGGAGCGAGAGTGACTCAGATTCAAAAAGAAGAAGTCGGCTTTTCCGTGGGATGCGAGGACGGGACTATCTTTCGTACTATGGAAATCATTCTTGCAATCGGGAAAAGCGGGGACGCAAGAAATCTCCAGGTCCCTGGAGAAGAATTACCGAAAGTCTTTCATCGTTTGATCGATCCGAAAGATTTCTCAAAAGAGGACGTCCTTGTCGTCGGCGGCGGGGATTCCGCGATCGAAGCGGCCATCGCAATCAGTGATTATGCGAACTCCACACGTCTTTCTTATCGAGGAATAGAATTAGTCCGACCTAAACCGGAGAATAAGGAAAAATTAGAATCTCTTGTTCAAAGAGGAAAGATAGAATTCCTAGGCGGGAGCCAGGTCGAAGAGATAGGCGAAAGAGAAGTCAAACTTCGGAATACGGATCCAAACAACGCTAGTCCGAACGTTCAAAGCGTTCCTAATTCGAGCGTCTTAGTTCAAATCGGTTCGAGCGCACCGATAGAATTTCTAAAAAAAGTCGGACTACGGATCCAAAATCAAAAACGCTTTTGGGATTGGATCGGCTTTATAGAAATGATTCTTTTCGCGAACGTTGTCTATTTCGGTAAAGCCTCCTTCTACGGAAGCAAAACCTATTCGTCGATAGCACTCGGATCCTTAGTCGCTTTTTTTGTCCTGGGAATACCTTTTGGAATTCACCTCTTTAAAAAAAGAAAGGAATTGTTTTCGAATTCCTGGAATACATTCAAGAACGTTTATATCCTTTCAGCCGCTACGTATTTTGTTACGGTCTATATCGGAAGTAAATATTTGGATTTTTTGTTTTTGGGAAAACAACCCGGATTTCATTATACACTTTTGTATTCGCTCACCATTCTCACTTTCGGTTTGAGAAGAATGAAGGCAAGACCCACAAAGTATATTCGAAAACAAACGTGGACCTTGATTCTGATTCAAGTATTTCCACTTTTTCTTTTACCGGAGATCGTCCTTCCCTTCCTTGGACAACATGGTTTATTAGGCGATCCGAACGGATTTCTACTAACGCAGGTTTTCCCTTACGGCGCTTATTGGAATGCTTACGGTTTGATTCTTGCGTGGCCTTTGAATATGGGAATTTTTTACAATTCGGGGATAACCACCTTTTGGCTATTATACGGACTCGCGCAAACATTCGTAATCATTCCGTATCTTGTATACCGTTTCGGAAAAGGCGCTTACTGCGGATGGATTTGTTCCTGTGGAGGTCTTGCCGAGACCTTAGGCGACGAGACAAGAACCAAGATGCCACACGGTAAACTTGCGAACCGTTTGGAAAACGCGGGTCAATGGATTCTTCTTTTTGCGACCGTGATAACGATTCTGAAATTGAGTGAAATTTTTCTTTCTTCTTGGTTTCCTTTTACCCACGTGTTGGGAAGCATCGGAGACAGCGGAAAGAAGGTGTATGACGTGGTCGTAGACTTGATGTTAGCTGGTGTTGTCGGTGTCGGCGCATACTTTTTTCTGAGCGGTCGAGTTTGGTGCAGATTCTTTTGTCCTCTGTCCGCGCTCATGCATATCTACGCAAGGTTCAGTCGATTTAGAATTTTCTCCGAAAAGAAAAAATGTATCTCTTGCAATATCTGTACAAAGGTCTGTCATCAGGGAATCGACGTGATGAGCTACGCCAATAAGGGAATCCCGATGGACAACGTTCAGTGCGTCCGTTGTTCGGCTTGTGTAGTCAACTGTCCGACAAATGTTTTGTCTTTTGGGGAATTGAAGTAG
- a CDS encoding cupin domain-containing protein yields the protein MNKYSLTIFITLAFSIANCQKDNSYAAKSSPLRKINLQTFLNSVDSKKFSIELAKGKIDVNVLNVPKLPRQINLVLRQDDCAYYVIRGNLELKLMEKEPLLIEKEEVLFIPAGVVHSISSSTTNSKILMIKSSNKSEIEYLD from the coding sequence ATGAATAAATACAGTCTTACAATTTTTATTACTCTTGCTTTCAGCATTGCTAACTGTCAAAAAGATAATTCGTATGCCGCTAAATCGTCTCCGTTACGAAAAATCAATCTACAAACTTTTCTAAATTCCGTTGATTCGAAAAAATTCTCCATCGAATTAGCAAAGGGAAAAATCGATGTGAACGTTCTAAACGTTCCTAAACTTCCGCGCCAAATCAATCTCGTACTTAGACAAGATGACTGCGCTTATTATGTAATTCGCGGAAATTTAGAATTGAAACTTATGGAAAAAGAACCTCTACTTATTGAGAAAGAAGAAGTGCTATTTATCCCAGCTGGCGTTGTTCATTCAATTTCTTCCTCGACAACAAATTCGAAAATTCTTATGATCAAAAGCTCCAACAAATCTGAAATCGAATATTTGGATTAA
- a CDS encoding phosphatidate cytidylyltransferase: MRSIFVFILFGFSIGGLWFFISGRKKDREEKRRRGAKYWSYAGIVIGTTLLATLGGMYWFVFCLLLSVGAIVEVGKTIFKLSGTVRIPVVMAVLLIFPLFCGSGFFFSNRVLVFTYLSVAVFDAFSQLTGQSLGRTKMAPQISPNKTWEGFAGGFFFSTLFGIFFFWSGEKSLLEVFFLSFGVAILGLSGDLIASWLKRKANIKDYSDLLPGHGGILDRFDSLIFTLAVFSLFRIVEFFYTKL, from the coding sequence TTGAGATCGATCTTTGTTTTTATTCTTTTCGGATTTTCTATCGGCGGTCTCTGGTTTTTTATTTCCGGAAGAAAGAAGGATCGGGAAGAAAAGAGAAGAAGAGGGGCAAAATACTGGTCTTACGCAGGAATCGTTATCGGAACGACGCTTTTAGCAACGTTAGGCGGAATGTATTGGTTCGTCTTTTGCCTGCTTCTTTCCGTCGGAGCGATTGTAGAAGTCGGAAAAACGATCTTCAAGCTTTCCGGAACCGTTCGGATCCCGGTTGTTATGGCGGTTCTTTTGATTTTTCCGCTTTTTTGCGGAAGCGGGTTTTTCTTTTCAAATCGAGTTTTAGTCTTCACATATCTGAGTGTCGCTGTCTTCGACGCGTTTAGTCAACTGACCGGACAGAGTTTAGGGAGAACCAAAATGGCTCCTCAAATCAGTCCTAACAAAACTTGGGAAGGATTTGCAGGAGGTTTCTTTTTTTCTACTTTGTTTGGAATTTTCTTTTTTTGGAGCGGAGAGAAAAGTCTGTTAGAAGTTTTTTTCCTTTCTTTCGGAGTTGCAATCTTGGGTTTGAGCGGGGATTTGATCGCCAGTTGGTTGAAAAGAAAGGCAAACATCAAAGACTATTCCGATCTCCTTCCAGGACACGGAGGGATTTTAGATCGTTTCGATTCTTTGATTTTTACTCTTGCGGTCTTTTCGTTGTTTAGAATTGTCGAATTCTTCTACACTAAGTTGTAA
- a CDS encoding diacylglycerol/lipid kinase family protein, with protein sequence MERRQKRFAILNGKSGSKNQSDNLSLRTYLEGNGIPFEETDFPGHAKEIARKQSGVSEIIVIGGDGTLHEILSSLHFPFPKIRLVPAGTGNSLARDLGLGSWKTSLSKLIWGKELTIDLMSLEVKTTEECFSCVSASTVCFGFPAKVTEMANRSFKRFRKFCYPIAAGLGSFVNTRESYLISYDQFSSERKILTGGILNNSKHVANFVAFPDADLSDGKFDVAELDAGSLKQTVHNLSILSKTYFYDPPNRLKATSAQIEFEIPGLLMVDGEIYGNVMEFSMRVLPKALRIHSLG encoded by the coding sequence ATGGAAAGAAGACAGAAACGTTTTGCAATCTTAAACGGTAAGAGCGGTTCCAAGAATCAATCGGATAATCTAAGTTTAAGAACCTATTTGGAAGGAAACGGAATTCCTTTTGAAGAGACGGATTTTCCGGGACACGCGAAAGAGATCGCGAGAAAACAGTCCGGCGTTTCGGAAATTATCGTAATCGGCGGTGACGGGACCTTACATGAAATTCTTTCTTCTTTGCATTTTCCGTTTCCGAAAATTCGTTTAGTGCCGGCAGGGACCGGCAATTCTCTCGCAAGAGACCTTGGTCTTGGAAGTTGGAAGACATCTTTGAGTAAATTGATCTGGGGAAAAGAACTCACGATCGATCTAATGAGTTTAGAAGTTAAGACAACCGAAGAATGTTTCTCCTGCGTTTCCGCCAGTACCGTTTGTTTCGGCTTTCCCGCGAAAGTAACGGAAATGGCGAATCGATCTTTCAAACGGTTTCGTAAATTCTGTTATCCAATCGCGGCCGGTCTTGGTTCCTTTGTGAATACTCGAGAATCGTATCTGATTTCTTACGATCAGTTTTCTTCGGAGAGGAAAATTCTAACCGGAGGAATTCTTAACAATAGCAAACACGTTGCAAACTTTGTCGCCTTTCCGGACGCGGATCTATCGGACGGGAAGTTCGACGTCGCGGAGCTGGACGCAGGGAGTTTGAAACAAACCGTTCATAATCTTTCCATTTTGAGTAAGACGTATTTTTACGATCCGCCTAATCGACTCAAGGCGACCTCCGCGCAAATAGAATTCGAAATCCCGGGTCTTTTGATGGTGGATGGAGAAATTTACGGAAATGTAATGGAGTTTAGTATGCGAGTCCTTCCTAAGGCACTCAGGATTCACTCTCTTGGATAG
- a CDS encoding CDP-alcohol phosphatidyltransferase family protein has translation MSDHTWIRNVPNTITFFRILLFPLLVYLIFCEERIVFSWVFFFALLSDIFDGLFARILKVQSEFGAKADSIADLLTFVSGIYGILIFEPSFVSNYLVWICFVLGLYFFEMIFSLIKFSSISSFHTYASRIAAYSLGILFMTLFWLGPWSPLLYVAFFFCSFAYVEEIVILFYLEELKPNVRGMYWIWKEDRNVLQS, from the coding sequence ATGTCCGATCATACCTGGATAAGAAATGTTCCTAACACAATCACTTTTTTTAGAATTCTACTTTTCCCGTTATTAGTGTATTTGATCTTTTGCGAGGAAAGGATCGTTTTTTCCTGGGTCTTTTTCTTCGCGTTGTTATCCGACATTTTCGACGGCCTTTTTGCAAGAATTCTGAAGGTTCAATCCGAATTTGGGGCAAAGGCAGATTCAATCGCGGACCTTCTAACCTTTGTGTCCGGAATTTATGGAATTCTAATATTCGAACCTTCTTTTGTATCGAATTATCTGGTTTGGATCTGTTTTGTTCTTGGTTTATATTTTTTCGAGATGATCTTTTCTTTGATAAAATTCTCCTCCATTTCGAGTTTTCATACGTATGCTAGTAGGATCGCCGCTTACTCGCTTGGGATTCTCTTTATGACGCTATTTTGGCTCGGGCCTTGGAGCCCTCTTTTGTATGTCGCCTTCTTTTTCTGTTCATTCGCCTATGTTGAGGAGATCGTAATTTTATTCTACTTAGAGGAACTAAAGCCAAACGTTCGAGGGATGTATTGGATATGGAAAGAAGACAGAAACGTTTTGCAATCTTAA